In Mammaliicoccus sp. Marseille-Q6498, the genomic stretch TGAATTAACTATAGATGAAAAAGTACATGATGATTATCGTATAGATTACTTAAGAGAACATATTAGAGCAATCATCGAAGCTGCTGGTGAAGGTGTAGATATATTTGGTTATACAAGTTGGGCACCAATTGACTCTATCAGTGTTTCCACTTCACAAATGAGTAAGCGATACGGATATATTTATGTTGATCAAAATGATCTGGGAGAAGGTAGTTTAAAAAGAATAAAAAAAGATTCCTATTATTGGTACAAAAGAGTAATAGAAAGTAATGGTGAAATCTTAGGTTAGGGGAACTCAATATGATTATAAAAAAAATATTAAATCCTAATACAATTTTGGCAATAGACGAAAATAGACAAGAATATGTATTTTTTGGTAAAGGTATTGGATATAGTAGAAAAATTGGACAAAATGTAGATGGAGAGGATATAAATAGAGTATTTATCCCAGTTAATAATAAACAAATCCAAGAATATATAAGATTATTCGACTCAATTCCGGCTGTTTATTTTGATGTAACTCAAGAGATTATTAAAAATGCTAAGCAAGTTTTACAGACTGAATTAAATACTGGATTATTTTTTACACTTAGTGATCATTTGCATTTTGCAGTTGAGAGACATAAGAAAAATTTAAATATTGTAAATAGAGTTTATTGGGAAGTGAAGAATTATTATCCTAATGAATTTTCGATTGGTGAAAACGCACTAAAAATACTTAAAAGAAATTTAGGACAAATTTTACCTAAAGAAGAAGCGGCAAATATTGCTTTTCATATTATTAATGCTCAAAATACTGATTCATTAACTAATAAAGGGATGGATTATGCAAAGTTGATTGGTGGAGTTACAGACATAGTTAAGTATGAGTTGAAAATAGACTTTGATATAGAAGACGTGCACTATCAACGATTCATCACACATCTAAAATTTTTTATACAGAGATATTTTGATGGGAAGATGATTAATGAAAATGATGATGGATTGTTTGAACAAATAGCTACCTTATATCCGAAAGCATTAGGAGTAGCATATAAAGCAAAAGAATATATAGAAATATTATATGAAACTAAGGTAAATAAAGAAGAAATAACTTATTTAACGGTTCATATTAATCGGTTAATGAGTGACAATACAATTCATAATGGAAAATAGTTACTTTTAATCATAATAAAGAATGAAGCATCTACACTTAATTGGACTAATTCTATGAGAATAGGTACTGTTAATTTTACAATTTAGGCGATTCAGGATGGAGGAGAAAGACGTATAGTATTTGCTTTATTTTGATTCGATTTTGATTTGACCTTTATGGTTGTCGTACTATCCCTCTCAATGTTTCATAATTGAGGGGTTTTTAATGTTTTATACTAATTCTCATGGCTTGTCATCATAAAGTATTAATATCACTAATAAAGGGAAGCATATCATAAATGATGCGGTTTTTGATATGCTTCCCCTTATCAATGATATTGCTAAAAAAATATAGAATGAACTCTAATAATGAGCTCATTCTATATTTTCATCACTCCTTTTTAACCATTTGGAAACTTAGTTAACTTGAGGTGTTTTTGGATAATATTATCTAGTTGCTGCTGTTCTTCATCTAATATATCTGTATCTTCTTTTATTAACCTTATTATGTCAGTTATTTCCTTCTCATTTTGTAATGTCATAAATTCCTGTGGGCCACCTAAAATTAAACCATTGATTTCAATATGGCTAGTCTGGTAAAAACTCAAACCTTCATGTGTTATTTTATTTCTGTAGTCCCTCGTTTTACGATTACTTTTGTCAGGTAAATTAGGATAGTACTTTTTATTGCTACTTTTTTTATTATTTTGCTCGAAATATTCTCTAGCATCCTGCGTCAAACCTTTAGTTTTCTCATCTTCACCATTATATAATCTTCCTACTTTATCTATATTTATATCATTAATATCAACCATTAATGTGAAACAGCGTACTCTTATAAGTATATCGTCTAAAGTAGTTATCAACCTTATTGAATTTGTTATATGATAATCTAATATTAAATTTTCTTTTAAATCATTATTTTCAAAGCTTTTAAAACTCTCTTCCATTTCTTCTTGCGCTAAAGCTAGAAAAAAGCGATTTCTATCATATGAAACCATCAAATCTGCAATACATTGCTTAGCTAAATTATCAAATATGCTCTTATCATCATACATAGTTTTATTTACATCATAATTAAACATTTAACACCCTCCATTGAAAAAGATCAAGTTCAAGGCGAAGCGTTTATAGCTAAAAATAAAAAAGAAAGACAATTAGTAGTACAAGCACAAAATTTACAAGAAACGAAAGGCAATGAAGCATATCAAGTTTGGATTCTTAAAGGAGAAAAGCCATATCGAGCAGGTACTTTTGTTTCCAGTAAAAATTCTGGAATAGTTATCTTTGATTTAAGTGATATCGAATTAGATAAGCAAGATAAAATAGCAATTACTTTAGAACCATCACCGAATAATCAGGCTCCTGAAGGTGATATAATAATGGCTGGTGAAAAAGGTTAGATATTTTTAGAGATTACATTAATTAATGTGATCTCTTTTTTTATTTATTGCGTATACCATATGAACAAAAAAACAAAGGAGTGATTGGATGAATATTTCACAGAAAGTATTAGCCATGTCATTATCGGTTTCATTGTTAGGAGCTGGAACAAGTGTATCGCAAATTGCACAAGCACATGATGCGTCACATGAATCTGTTACAAAAACAGATAGTAAAGCAGTTGAATTAAGAAGTAATTTAGATATGTTGCTAAGTGAACATGCGTATTTAGCTACTGATACAATGAGAAAAGGTGCAGAAGGGTCTAAAGATTTTGATGCATCAGTAAAATCACTAAATATGAATACTAAAGATTTATCTAAAGCTATCGGTGATGTATATGGCCAAGAAGCAGGTAAAGAGTTTGAGAAAATGT encodes the following:
- a CDS encoding PRD domain-containing protein translates to MIIKKILNPNTILAIDENRQEYVFFGKGIGYSRKIGQNVDGEDINRVFIPVNNKQIQEYIRLFDSIPAVYFDVTQEIIKNAKQVLQTELNTGLFFTLSDHLHFAVERHKKNLNIVNRVYWEVKNYYPNEFSIGENALKILKRNLGQILPKEEAANIAFHIINAQNTDSLTNKGMDYAKLIGGVTDIVKYELKIDFDIEDVHYQRFITHLKFFIQRYFDGKMINENDDGLFEQIATLYPKALGVAYKAKEYIEILYETKVNKEEITYLTVHINRLMSDNTIHNGK